The nucleotide window TAAGTCTGTCCCACGAGCTGGTCCTTATCCGGGACAGATCTCAGTCATCTCTGCATTACAGGGCCAGGTCTAGCGTGTGGTGGGCTATGTGCTCTGCCAGCCCAGTGATATTATGAATCTTCAATTCTGCAACAGagccacctgctgccaagccagacTTGATCACAAGATTGAGACGGAGAGCCACCCCCTGGATCAAGGATGGGCTAAAACCAGGGAAAAGCCATTCCGTAGGTGAGTCTAGCCTCATCAAGTTCTAAAAGGCACAAGTCTGGACACATATGGGAGGCCACACAACATGAGTTTAGCCATGGACTATCCTGGACTGATTATGTTACTAGGCCACAGGTCGGCAAAGATGAATGAGGAACTAGCCCTACCTGAGACTGTAGAACAGTCTCGGCTGCTGGGCTGTAGAGAAGAGCTAAGGTCCTCTGACAAGCAGAAGTGCTGATAGCTGTGGCTGAGCTGGCGGAAGGTAAACGAGAGACAGTGGACAGAGCAGTGGGTGGGGCCTGCCTCCGAGcgctctcctctcctcctggggAGCAGTGGCAGCTCTGTGGCCTGTGAGAACTATGTGTTTTACACTCCCCATCCATAACTCACGGGCCAGTAGCCGCTCTGTGTGGATCTTAACCTCCTTCCGAGATTCATGAGAAGATGAAGGCGCTCAGATTTAACCTCGCTTGCTCGTGGAGCCTCACAAGAAGATTAAAGTTGCCTGTTTAATAATGTGTATGGCCAAGGGTGGCTGATTAAGCTCATCAGCAGCTGGTGTCTCATAATCCTGGGGTATTGGGGGAGTAGATGGGGAGCCAACAGAAGAACAAACAACCTGTCAGGGAACCAGGTTGGCCTTCACTCGTAACGCTGGGAAGGCCTCGTAGAGGCTGGCATTGATCTCTAGAAGGAGGGACATGTTCGGCTTCTCTGCTTTAGTGTCTTACTCAGTGTCAGTGTCTTAGCTGGTAGATCCCTGAGCTCGGAACAGCAAAACCAAGCACAGTTTCATGTCttcaaagggaaggagaagacGATGGCAGTGAGAGAAGCCAACATCCAAACCCAGGCCTCAGCTGCAGCATCCTTCGCGCTTCCAGCCTCCATGGAGACGTGTACCTCTCACTGTCCTCCCAGCATGTGTGAAGGGGAAGTGGACGGACCTCAGAAAGTCAAGAGGACATACAGACCCCGTTCCATTCAGAGGTCGTGGTTTGGGCAGTTCCCCTGGTTAGTAATGGACTCCAAGGAGACCAAGCTGTTCTGCTCTGTTTGCAGAGAAAGACCGACTCTCCACGACAAGTCATCCCGCTTAGTCCAAGGTTACGCTGGGCCTTTTAAAGTGGAGACTTTAAAATACCATGAAGTCAGTAAGGCGCACACACTGTGTGTCAACACCGTGGAGTCCAGAGGTGGCAGCCCTCAGCCCACCCTCACTCCAGAGATCTCCAGCGACCTCATGGCCAACATGGAGCACTTCTTCAATGCTGCCTACTCCATTGCCTACCACTCCAAGCCCCTGAATGACTTTGAGAAGGTCCTGCAGCTCCTCCAGAACACGGGCACCTCGCTATTAGGCAAGTACCGGAATCGCACTGCGTGCACCCAGTTCATCAAGTATATCTCTGAGACTCTGCAGAAGGAGATCCTGAGAGACATTCAGAACTCCCCGTGTGTGAGCCTGATACTGGACAGCTGCACAGACTCCTCCAGCCAGGCCTGCGTGGGGGTATACATGCGCTACTTGAAGCAGATGGAGGTGAAGGAATCGTACATCACCCTGGCCCCTCTCTCCAGTGAGACAGTAGAGGGGTACTTTGAGACCGTCATTGCGGCCCTGGATGAGCTGGATATCCCTTTCCGGAAGcctggctgggtggtgggtctGGGGACTGATGGGTCTGCCATGCTGAGCTGCAAGGGAGGCCTCGTGGAAAAGTTCCGGGAGATCATCCCTCAGCTCCTGCCTGTGCACAGTGTGGCCCACCAGCTGCATGTGGCTGTGATGGATGCCTGTGGGAGCATTGATCTGGTGAGGAAGTGCGATCGGCACATCCGGACTGTCTTCAAGTTTTATCAGTCCTCGAATAAGAGGCTCAGTGAGCTGCAGGGTGGTGCAGCTCTCCTGGAGCAAGAAATCATCCGTCTGAAGGACTTGAATGCGGTCAGGTGGGTGGCCAGCCAAAGGCGCACTCTGAACGCACTCATCATGAGCTGGCCTGCCCTGGCTAGGCACCTTCAGAGTGTGGTGGAGGCTGGAGGCCCGGTTGGTCAGAGAGCCAGGGGCATGCTGAAGCTGACGAAGGGCTTCCATTTCATCAAGTTCTGTTACTTCCTTTTGGATTTCCTGAACATCTACAGACCTCTGTCAGAGGTATGCCAGAAGGAGCTTGTGCTGGTCACAGAAGTGAATTCTACCCTGGGGCACGCCTATGTGGCACTGGAGAGTCTCCGCCAACAGGCAGGGCCTAAAGAAGAGGAGTTCAATGCCAGTTTCCAGGACGGGCAGCTCCATGGCATCTTCCTGGACAGAGCGGAGAATGCAGAGCAGTGGTTCCAGGCAGACAGGGAGAGAACAATCCTGACTGGGGTCAAGTACCTCCGAAAGAGGTTTGATGCAGACCGCCCCACACAGCTCAAGAGCATGGAGGTGTTAGACACCATGGCCTGGCCTAGCGGGATTGAACTGGCCTGCTTCGGGAACAGTGACCTTCTCAGCCTGGCCAGGTCTTTTGAGCTTTCCCTCCCCGTGGGGTACAGTGAGGAAGCGCTGCTGCAGGAGTGGCTGAGCTTGAAAGCAGTAAACCAGAACCTCCCCTTCTCCATGCTGTGCAAGAGCGCCCTGACTCAGCACGGCCGATTCCCTCTGCTGAGCAAGCTCCTGGCTGTGGTGGTCAGTGTGCCCCTCTCTACTTCCTGCTGTGAACGGGGATTCAAGG belongs to Onychomys torridus chromosome 3, mOncTor1.1, whole genome shotgun sequence and includes:
- the Znf862 gene encoding zinc finger protein 862; this translates as MEPQETGKVPVTFDDITLYLLQEEWMMLNQPQKDLFASNKLTTPLGKTHMNYMEEIYTQGSTREQGPYLPPQKKACLAHFSTENNTIEGDWTGRNSPQDKNPRSIQKSWFTQFPWLIMNEEQTALFCAVCREYPSGRDRRSRLIEGYTGPFKVETLKYHAKSKAHMFCVNTLATKDPVWAAHLQSLRESSADILASSDHLFTADYPTFYPPGPLGDFNGMAELLSSPRAELEDPPGSGAIPALQLDCMSDLRQKEIGSDILNSSSSNTLCKDTTEFCSQGPPDSEQLKDPRVFRELPATFEDVAVYFTREEWGLLDKRQKELYREVMQMNYELLASLEPPAAKPDLITRLRRRATPWIKDGLKPGKSHSVGKEKTMAVREANIQTQASAAASFALPASMETCTSHCPPSMCEGEVDGPQKVKRTYRPRSIQRSWFGQFPWLVMDSKETKLFCSVCRERPTLHDKSSRLVQGYAGPFKVETLKYHEVSKAHTLCVNTVESRGGSPQPTLTPEISSDLMANMEHFFNAAYSIAYHSKPLNDFEKVLQLLQNTGTSLLGKYRNRTACTQFIKYISETLQKEILRDIQNSPCVSLILDSCTDSSSQACVGVYMRYLKQMEVKESYITLAPLSSETVEGYFETVIAALDELDIPFRKPGWVVGLGTDGSAMLSCKGGLVEKFREIIPQLLPVHSVAHQLHVAVMDACGSIDLVRKCDRHIRTVFKFYQSSNKRLSELQGGAALLEQEIIRLKDLNAVRWVASQRRTLNALIMSWPALARHLQSVVEAGGPVGQRARGMLKLTKGFHFIKFCYFLLDFLNIYRPLSEVCQKELVLVTEVNSTLGHAYVALESLRQQAGPKEEEFNASFQDGQLHGIFLDRAENAEQWFQADRERTILTGVKYLRKRFDADRPTQLKSMEVLDTMAWPSGIELACFGNSDLLSLARSFELSLPVGYSEEALLQEWLSLKAVNQNLPFSMLCKSALTQHGRFPLLSKLLAVVVSVPLSTSCCERGFKAMNRIRTDERTKLSNEVLNTLMMTALNGVAVTEYDPQPAIQHWYLTSSGRRFSHMHACAQVPTRSHANTGLRKEGMEDLCKEESMVQKTSISSSGKP